The region CGACGTCGACTCACCGGGAGCCGGTCGCGAGGTTGCGCTGGTCATCTGTCTGCCTCGTGGGTGTGGAGAATGCACGGTCCGGGCACGAAAAAACCCTCGCCACCCGGAGGGTCGGACGAGGGTCGCGCGTCGACGCAGCCTGTACCTGCCTAGGCGTCGACGCGCCTGGGAAGTACGAGAACGAGGGTGCGCTGCATGGCCGTGACGTTAACCGTCAACTGCGAGGGGCGTCAACTGTGCGGGACGGCTCTCCCGGATGGTGGACACCCACGACCGGGTGAAAGCAGCCCGGGGTCACCCGGTCGACGGGTGTTTGGCAGCATCTCGGCACGTGGACAAGCTCGTCTTCCGGATCCCCGCGCCCGCCCTGCTCGCCGCCGCCACCATCACGATCTGCGCGACCCCGTTCGCGTGGGCGGCACCCGGCCTCCAGGCCGTCTACCTGGTTCCGCTGGGGTTCGCGTGGTGGGTCCTGCGCAACCGGACCACGGTGGACTCTTCGCAGCTCGTCGCCCGTTCGACCTTCGGCAAGCGGGTCATCGCGTGGGACGAGGTGAAGGCCATCAAGGTCGTGCCGAAGGGCTGGCTCAGCGCCGTGCTGAACGACGGTTCACTGGTCCGGCTGCCCGCCGTCCGGGTCGGTCACCTGCCCGCGCTGGCACACGTGAGCGGCGGTCGCGTCCCTGACCCGAACGCAACACCCGACTCCGTAGAGTCAGCGGAGTGACGTCGAACACGCAGCTCCGGTGGGTGCCCGCGGTCAGCCTCCTGCTGTCCCTCGCGGGACTCGCGGTGTCGGTCTACCTGACCGTGGCGCACTTCCGGGAGGGCGTGCTGCTGTGCGCCGAGAACGCGGTCATCGACTGCGGCACCGTCACCACCAGTGAGCAGTCCGAGCTCCTCGGTATCCCGGTGGCCGTCCTCGGACTGGCGTTCTTCGCGTTCCTGACCGTGCTGTGCCTGCCCGTGGCGTGGCGTGACGACCGGCTGCACTGGGTGCGGCTGGCCTCGATCGCCGTGGGCGTGCTGTTCGTCGTCTACCTGGTCGCCGCCGAGTTCGTGCTGATCGGCAAGGTCTGCCTGTGGTGCACGGCAGTGCACGTCATCACACTCGCGCTCGCGGGCGTGCTGGTCACGGGGGCGTTGCGGCGGAGTAGCCTCTAATCACCGCTCCCGGACTTAAGGCGCCCACCCGGCACCTGTCGCGACACCGCTTGAGACGCAGATTCTGGAGGAGCCGTGCCACCGCTCCGTTCCCGCACCACGACCCACGGCCG is a window of Saccharothrix espanaensis DSM 44229 DNA encoding:
- a CDS encoding PH domain-containing protein, which codes for MDKLVFRIPAPALLAAATITICATPFAWAAPGLQAVYLVPLGFAWWVLRNRTTVDSSQLVARSTFGKRVIAWDEVKAIKVVPKGWLSAVLNDGSLVRLPAVRVGHLPALAHVSGGRVPDPNATPDSVESAE
- a CDS encoding vitamin K epoxide reductase family protein, with product MTSNTQLRWVPAVSLLLSLAGLAVSVYLTVAHFREGVLLCAENAVIDCGTVTTSEQSELLGIPVAVLGLAFFAFLTVLCLPVAWRDDRLHWVRLASIAVGVLFVVYLVAAEFVLIGKVCLWCTAVHVITLALAGVLVTGALRRSSL